A genome region from Leifsonia sp. Root112D2 includes the following:
- a CDS encoding SulP family inorganic anion transporter, producing the protein MTAAPQPLTVWGALRSPRALSVEVLAGIVTTLALIPEVISFSVIAGVDPRVSLIASVVLAVSMSFLGGRPAMITAAAGSVALVIGPLVKEHGVEYLLPTVVLAGLVQIAFGLGGLARLMRFIPRSVMIGFVNALGILIFVAQVPHLLGVSWLAYPLFALAALIVLLLPRLTTAVPAPLVAIIVVTVIAVIFHLQVPTVGDEGAIGGALPGITALTVPLNLHTLGLIWPTALSVAFVGLMETLLTAKLTDDITETRSHKGRESWALGVANILAGFYGGIAGCAMIGQTVVNVKLGRARTRISTLVAGLFLLLLVTLLSGIMSLIPMVALAAVMMIVAIKTVNWHSVNPGTLKRMPLPETLVMVVTIAVVVATNNLAIGVGGGVVLAMVLFARRVAHVVRVHRLLEPNGERVRYRVVGPLFFGSSNDLVEQFSYADDPAEVLVDLSESQIWDASTVAALDSVEAKYAQHRASVTFVGLDDRSVDFHARLTGRLGE; encoded by the coding sequence GCCCTGAGCGTCGAGGTGCTGGCCGGTATCGTCACGACCCTCGCACTTATTCCCGAGGTGATCTCGTTCTCGGTGATAGCGGGAGTCGACCCGCGGGTCAGCCTCATCGCATCCGTCGTTCTGGCGGTCTCGATGTCGTTTTTGGGCGGCCGGCCCGCCATGATCACTGCTGCAGCCGGATCCGTCGCGCTCGTGATCGGCCCGCTCGTGAAGGAGCACGGCGTCGAATACCTACTGCCGACGGTCGTGCTCGCCGGCCTGGTGCAGATCGCGTTCGGGCTCGGCGGGCTGGCGCGGCTGATGCGATTCATTCCGCGCTCGGTGATGATCGGCTTCGTGAACGCCCTCGGCATTCTCATCTTCGTGGCGCAGGTGCCGCACCTGCTCGGCGTCTCGTGGCTGGCGTATCCGCTGTTCGCCCTCGCCGCACTCATCGTGCTGCTGCTGCCACGACTGACGACAGCGGTACCGGCGCCGCTCGTCGCGATCATCGTCGTCACGGTGATAGCGGTGATCTTTCATCTGCAGGTGCCGACCGTCGGAGATGAGGGAGCCATCGGCGGCGCGCTTCCGGGCATCACGGCGCTGACCGTGCCGCTGAATCTGCACACCCTGGGCCTGATCTGGCCGACAGCTCTGAGCGTGGCGTTCGTGGGCCTCATGGAGACGCTGCTGACCGCCAAGCTCACGGACGACATAACCGAGACGCGCTCGCACAAGGGCCGCGAATCATGGGCGCTTGGCGTCGCGAACATTCTGGCCGGCTTCTACGGCGGCATCGCCGGCTGCGCCATGATCGGCCAGACCGTGGTGAACGTGAAGCTCGGCCGCGCGCGCACCCGCATCTCCACCCTCGTCGCCGGGCTGTTTCTGCTGCTTCTCGTCACGCTGCTGAGCGGAATCATGTCGCTGATTCCCATGGTCGCCCTCGCCGCGGTCATGATGATCGTGGCGATCAAGACCGTGAACTGGCACAGCGTAAACCCCGGCACCCTCAAGCGGATGCCCCTGCCCGAGACCCTCGTGATGGTCGTCACCATCGCCGTCGTGGTCGCCACCAACAACCTGGCGATAGGCGTCGGCGGGGGCGTGGTGCTGGCGATGGTGCTCTTCGCCAGGCGCGTGGCGCACGTTGTGCGCGTGCATCGCCTGCTCGAACCAAATGGCGAGCGGGTGCGCTACCGCGTGGTGGGTCCGCTCTTCTTCGGCAGCAGCAACGACCTCGTGGAGCAGTTCTCCTACGCGGATGACCCTGCCGAGGTGCTCGTGGACCTCAGCGAATCGCAGATCTGGGACGCCTCCACCGTTGCGGCGCTGGATTCGGTGGAGGCGAAGTACGCCCAGCACCGGGCATCCGTCACCTTCGTCGGCCTCGACGACCGCAGCGTCGACTTTCATGCGCGACTGACCGGGCGGCTCGGCGAGTAG
- a CDS encoding LacI family DNA-binding transcriptional regulator has protein sequence MVSIRDVALRASVSIGTVSKYLNTPHRVAPDTKKRISKAIKDLGYVRNEAARQLRAGESKTLAFVALELNNPFFGEFADAMERRAAENGLFLFIVSSNGDADREGQYIEMFAQQRVYGVILASGMTRQRELDLLFTRRIPTVLVDAYGKTDRFSSTSVDDFLGAMRAVTHLIEQGCRSIAFIGGEIQIHQISERLRGARAAVDAHPGVRLEVIPTVERSVHAGLDAGEQLLARAKKNRPDGIFAANDSLAMGIMQAISTGSDIRIPEDLAVVGYDDIDFASSAAVPLSTVRRPREVFGRSAVDLVRDQAESSEALPVRSIVIQPELIVRASSQRS, from the coding sequence GTGGTCAGCATTCGGGACGTGGCGCTGCGCGCGAGTGTGTCCATCGGAACCGTCTCCAAATATCTGAATACGCCGCATCGCGTGGCACCCGACACGAAGAAGCGCATCAGCAAGGCGATCAAGGATCTCGGCTATGTGCGCAATGAGGCCGCGCGGCAGTTGCGTGCAGGCGAGAGTAAGACCCTGGCCTTCGTCGCCCTCGAGCTGAACAACCCATTTTTCGGGGAGTTTGCGGATGCGATGGAGCGCCGCGCCGCCGAGAACGGGCTCTTCCTCTTCATCGTCAGCAGCAACGGCGATGCCGACCGTGAGGGCCAGTACATCGAGATGTTCGCGCAGCAGCGCGTCTACGGGGTGATTCTCGCGTCGGGCATGACCAGGCAGCGCGAGCTCGATCTGCTGTTCACGCGCCGAATACCGACGGTGCTCGTTGACGCATATGGCAAGACCGATCGCTTCTCGTCAACATCAGTCGATGACTTTCTCGGAGCGATGCGGGCGGTCACCCACCTGATCGAACAGGGCTGCCGCTCCATCGCGTTCATCGGTGGCGAGATTCAGATCCATCAGATCTCCGAGCGCCTGCGTGGCGCGCGCGCCGCCGTCGATGCGCATCCGGGTGTTCGCCTCGAGGTGATCCCGACCGTCGAGCGCTCCGTTCATGCCGGGCTCGACGCCGGGGAGCAGCTGCTGGCGAGGGCGAAGAAAAACCGGCCAGACGGCATCTTCGCGGCGAACGATTCGCTGGCCATGGGCATCATGCAGGCCATCTCGACGGGTTCTGACATTCGCATTCCCGAAGACCTCGCCGTCGTGGGCTACGACGACATCGACTTCGCGTCATCCGCAGCGGTGCCGCTCTCAACGGTTCGCCGTCCCCGGGAGGTCTTCGGCCGCAGCGCCGTCGACCTGGTGAGGGACCAGGCCGAGTCGTCCGAGGCGCTTCCGGTGCGCAGCATCGTGATTCAGCCCGAGCTGATCGTGCGCGCGAGCTCGCAGCGCAGCTGA
- a CDS encoding family 78 glycoside hydrolase catalytic domain codes for MIHPSVSESLDHAAPDAGDIRRVREPFALVADGQSQARAGDERIVATVASSRPSLGWKIAPELGPRGADAFEVEVRDSSGLPFWGSGIIASDATEVTIARELAAHSLYEWRVRVTDDGGQWSPWAAAALETGPLAYSDWQARWLSVPHRALVSTPFHLTRPIVRARLYVTAQGLVRARVNADTINSDRMDPTRTDFVRALFRSYDVTASLASGENVLELVTGLGEWARTGEAPRVLAELVVWHDDGTTTRIAPGANSAVTESEVTIDEPFYLERHDSRALSAAATPLPAPVVLDAAATPASPATPPTNVASDPTPPLRTVQTFTPTQIGRTAGSRVFDVGVNIAGRSRLVLGRNVPAGTVVSVLHGEHIGPDGHIDTTNLTMPYDHGRERQLTQYVTGGVAGEAHEPWFAYYGFRYLEVRGLAEDADVSVTAYSMHTALQASGTLRTDSPTIDRLLAVAARTLLNNVHGVPEDCPTREQAAWTGDTASVAEYELAAFDSARFLDKWIADLETSQQADGQLPAISPDLHATRMPSDPVWGSALHRMLRGHLLHYGDLRLVRRALPALRRWADFQLGCADGDGIISRSPISYGHDWLALEQTPPPIHHTGAVIDCLLALADLEEATGDADAAAHRRASADELRASARRAFFDPATGTFGNGSQGSYAIAIEAGILTGHEALNAGERLVRLVRQRGNRVSSGFATTRSVVRALTMLGASQLVYDILQQPEEPGIGAMLSSGPGTFWECWWIDPSNTGTGSLNHVGLGGPFAAWAWEALAGLRPTAPGYTRFRVAPQFIDDVSRLELRTETVRGEVAAGYTRSGSRARVEITVPPGSECTLAFVGRADEILQPGTHVIDVEMAASPASPPSSSARPSRASVAPTAADVVGSRTLLAESRVVAGRGDPHIETLETLRCMPVPHEQADHAVLKIVGTAHGLSDEAPTVTVTPHAAVPLAGVTFVYALIDQCIEGPERTATPVLLLHLSDGTTLRGSSTGWPAGWNRVAVDTRHLGRNVEVTALEVGLEYGDEPADNALAVYPSENGIRTGFHLGEVGFSTSARTW; via the coding sequence ATGATCCACCCGAGCGTCAGCGAATCACTCGATCACGCGGCACCCGATGCCGGTGACATTCGCCGAGTGCGCGAGCCTTTCGCCCTCGTCGCCGACGGCCAGTCCCAGGCGCGGGCAGGTGACGAGCGGATCGTCGCAACCGTGGCGTCGAGCCGGCCGTCGCTCGGCTGGAAGATCGCCCCCGAACTCGGCCCACGTGGCGCCGACGCGTTCGAGGTCGAAGTCCGCGATTCCTCGGGGCTGCCGTTCTGGGGCTCGGGCATCATCGCCTCTGACGCCACCGAGGTAACCATCGCTCGCGAACTGGCAGCGCACTCCTTGTACGAATGGCGCGTGCGGGTGACGGATGACGGCGGGCAGTGGTCGCCGTGGGCCGCCGCAGCCCTGGAGACGGGCCCGCTGGCCTACTCGGACTGGCAGGCACGGTGGCTTTCCGTGCCCCATCGCGCGCTCGTCTCGACGCCGTTCCATCTCACGCGCCCCATCGTCAGGGCCCGCCTCTACGTCACAGCGCAAGGACTCGTGCGCGCCCGGGTCAACGCTGACACCATCAATTCCGACAGGATGGATCCGACGAGAACAGACTTCGTTCGGGCCCTCTTCAGAAGCTACGACGTCACGGCATCGCTCGCCTCCGGCGAGAACGTGCTCGAGCTCGTCACCGGTCTCGGCGAATGGGCGCGCACCGGCGAGGCCCCTCGGGTGCTGGCCGAATTGGTGGTGTGGCACGACGACGGCACGACGACGCGCATCGCTCCAGGAGCAAACTCCGCGGTGACCGAGTCTGAGGTCACGATCGATGAACCGTTTTACCTTGAACGCCACGATTCGCGTGCGCTTTCGGCCGCGGCAACGCCACTGCCCGCTCCCGTCGTCCTCGACGCTGCGGCGACGCCGGCCTCACCCGCGACACCTCCCACGAATGTCGCCTCGGACCCCACACCACCCCTGCGCACGGTGCAGACCTTCACCCCAACGCAGATCGGGCGCACGGCAGGCTCCCGCGTCTTCGATGTCGGCGTGAATATCGCGGGTCGATCGCGGCTGGTTCTGGGGCGGAACGTGCCCGCCGGCACGGTCGTCAGCGTGCTGCACGGCGAGCACATCGGCCCAGACGGGCATATCGACACGACCAATCTCACGATGCCCTATGACCATGGGCGCGAGCGCCAGTTGACCCAATACGTGACCGGCGGCGTCGCGGGAGAAGCGCACGAACCCTGGTTCGCGTACTACGGCTTTCGCTACCTGGAGGTGCGCGGGCTTGCCGAGGACGCCGACGTGAGCGTCACCGCATACTCGATGCACACCGCGCTGCAGGCCTCGGGCACGCTGCGGACCGACAGTCCCACGATCGATCGACTGCTGGCCGTGGCGGCGCGCACGCTTCTGAACAACGTGCACGGTGTGCCCGAAGACTGCCCGACCCGCGAGCAGGCGGCGTGGACCGGAGACACCGCATCCGTGGCCGAATACGAACTCGCCGCCTTCGACAGCGCCCGCTTTCTCGACAAGTGGATCGCCGACCTCGAGACCAGCCAGCAGGCCGACGGCCAGCTGCCCGCTATCTCGCCCGATCTGCACGCGACCCGCATGCCCTCCGACCCCGTCTGGGGTTCGGCGCTGCACCGCATGCTGCGGGGCCACCTGCTGCACTACGGTGACCTGCGGCTCGTGCGGCGAGCACTGCCGGCGCTACGCCGCTGGGCGGACTTCCAACTGGGCTGCGCCGACGGTGACGGCATCATCTCGCGCTCGCCCATCAGCTACGGCCACGACTGGCTGGCGCTCGAGCAGACACCGCCACCCATTCATCACACGGGAGCCGTGATCGATTGCCTGCTGGCGCTCGCCGATCTCGAAGAGGCCACCGGTGATGCGGATGCCGCAGCACACCGCCGCGCGTCGGCCGACGAACTGCGCGCATCCGCCCGCCGCGCCTTCTTCGACCCGGCCACGGGCACCTTCGGCAACGGCTCACAGGGGTCGTACGCCATCGCCATCGAGGCCGGCATTCTGACGGGTCATGAGGCGCTGAACGCGGGCGAGCGACTCGTGCGGCTCGTGCGGCAGCGGGGCAATCGCGTCTCGAGCGGCTTCGCCACCACCCGCAGCGTGGTGCGGGCGCTCACCATGCTGGGCGCGTCACAGCTGGTCTACGACATTCTGCAGCAGCCCGAAGAGCCTGGCATCGGCGCCATGCTCAGCTCGGGCCCCGGCACGTTCTGGGAGTGCTGGTGGATCGACCCGAGCAACACCGGCACGGGGTCGCTCAATCACGTGGGACTCGGCGGGCCCTTCGCCGCCTGGGCATGGGAGGCGCTGGCCGGACTGCGACCGACCGCGCCCGGATACACCCGCTTTCGGGTCGCGCCGCAGTTCATCGACGACGTCAGCCGACTCGAGCTGCGCACCGAGACCGTGCGCGGCGAGGTCGCCGCGGGGTACACCCGCAGCGGGTCACGAGCGCGGGTCGAGATCACCGTGCCTCCCGGCAGCGAATGCACGCTGGCGTTCGTGGGCAGAGCGGATGAGATCCTGCAGCCGGGCACACATGTGATCGATGTCGAGATGGCGGCCTCCCCCGCCTCGCCCCCGTCGTCTTCCGCGAGGCCTTCCCGCGCATCCGTCGCACCGACCGCCGCAGATGTGGTGGGCTCACGAACCCTGCTCGCCGAGTCGCGCGTTGTGGCCGGCCGCGGCGATCCTCACATCGAGACTCTCGAGACGCTGCGCTGCATGCCCGTTCCCCACGAGCAAGCGGACCACGCGGTGCTGAAGATCGTCGGCACCGCCCACGGTCTCTCCGACGAAGCCCCGACGGTGACCGTCACGCCTCACGCCGCGGTACCCCTCGCCGGGGTCACGTTCGTCTACGCCCTGATCGACCAGTGCATCGAGGGACCGGAACGAACCGCGACGCCGGTTCTCCTTCTCCATCTCAGCGATGGAACAACGCTGCGGGGCTCGTCGACGGGCTGGCCCGCGGGCTGGAATCGGGTCGCGGTCGACACGAGGCACCTGGGCCGCAATGTTGAGGTCACCGCTCTCGAGGTGGGCCTGGAGTATGGCGACGAGCCGGCCGACAATGCGCTGGCCGTCTACCCAAGCGAGAATGGCATCCGCACCGGATTCCACCTCGGCGAGGTGGGGTTCAGCACGAGTGCGCGTACGTGGTGA
- a CDS encoding carbohydrate ABC transporter permease, producing the protein MVVTLDAPSLVPSSTSPRKADRSPRRRVVRWWLYLALLPLVIIIGWFAYYPAVSAIFWSFFHWQPAAESTFLGFGNYVTMLGDQIWWTSFRNLGFIFLFAVVSWILPLLAAELLISLRSQRWQFTMRTLLIIPMAFPGVVTALVWGFFYSPNDGVINQTLKALGLGALAQNWTGQNSTALLSLLFVGFPFIAGLPFLIFYSSLQNIPTEVLEAAQLDGVGRFARFWQIDLPLMASQVRILLFLAVVGTLQYGFVAYVLTQGGPDNATMVPILRMINVAFSGGDWGYSAALSTTLFVITVIISAVVVMARKRGSETTDGGAM; encoded by the coding sequence GTGGTGGTTACCCTCGACGCACCCTCTCTCGTGCCCTCCTCGACCAGCCCTCGCAAGGCCGACCGCTCCCCGCGCAGGCGCGTCGTGCGCTGGTGGCTCTATCTGGCGCTGCTGCCCCTGGTGATCATCATCGGCTGGTTCGCGTACTACCCCGCCGTCTCGGCCATCTTCTGGTCGTTCTTCCACTGGCAGCCGGCGGCGGAATCGACCTTTCTCGGTTTCGGCAACTACGTCACGATGCTGGGCGACCAGATCTGGTGGACGTCGTTCCGCAACCTCGGCTTCATCTTCCTGTTCGCCGTGGTCTCGTGGATTCTGCCGTTGCTTGCAGCTGAACTCCTGATCTCGCTGCGAAGCCAGCGCTGGCAGTTCACGATGCGCACCCTGCTCATCATTCCCATGGCGTTCCCCGGCGTGGTCACGGCTTTGGTCTGGGGCTTCTTCTACAGCCCCAACGACGGCGTGATCAACCAGACGCTCAAGGCGCTGGGGCTTGGGGCGCTGGCCCAGAACTGGACGGGACAGAACAGCACGGCGCTGCTCTCGCTGCTCTTCGTCGGCTTTCCCTTCATCGCTGGCCTGCCGTTTCTGATCTTCTACTCCAGCCTGCAGAACATTCCGACCGAGGTGCTCGAGGCGGCCCAGCTCGACGGCGTCGGGCGGTTCGCGCGATTCTGGCAGATCGACCTTCCGCTGATGGCCAGCCAGGTGCGCATCCTGCTCTTCCTCGCGGTCGTCGGAACGCTTCAGTACGGTTTCGTCGCCTATGTACTCACGCAGGGCGGCCCAGACAACGCAACGATGGTGCCGATTCTGCGCATGATCAACGTGGCCTTCTCGGGCGGCGACTGGGGATACTCCGCCGCCCTGTCGACGA